A segment of the uncultured Desulfobulbus sp. genome:
GGGCGCTGGGGGCGGTTGGGCGACCAGTGGTTCCGGGGTGCTCTCTTCGCCTCCGGGATGTCCGGTCATCTGGGCGAGTTGGTATGCCTGTTGGATTCGATCGCGCAGCGATTCGGCCCCTGGAGCATCTGCGGCAATGGCCAACAGGTTGTCGGTCACCTCCAGGGCTTCATCGAATTTAGCCATGTCCTCCAGCTGTTCGGCCAGTTTGAACAGTTGGTCGGTTTTGCGCAGTACTTTGCCGATGGTCTGCTGCATTTCATCTCGATCGGCAAAGTTGGCGTTTTCCGGAAGATCGGAGAGCAGTTTGTTGGCGGCAAAGATTTTGTTTTCCGCGATCAACTCGCGAATATAGTCGATATCAGAAGGGGTGACCGGTTTTTCGGGGGCCAGGAAATCATCGTTTTCCAGGCCCAGGGAGGCAAAGGTGTCATCGACCAGGTCGTCGAGATGTTCCTCGGTTTCCTGGATATCCGCCAGACTCAGGGTGTCGAGCGGAAGTTGATCTCCATGGCTGGCGTACCAGTCGGCGGCTTCCTGGTTGAAAGGGTCCTCAAGGGTATAGGCGCTGCCGCAGATCATCTCGCCGATATGGAGAATCAGTTCGGGCAGGGAAGGATTCTTTTGCCACTGGTCGGCGATGCGGATGGCGGCCGGATCGAAATCAGGGTGGAAGATAGGCGTCAGCGGTTTGGCAATGGGGGCAAAATGGGGATAGCCGAAGGGGAGGCTGATGCGGACACGGTGACTGGAGGCGATGGTGATCGTGTTGTCGTCGTCCCGGGAATAGCCACGAAGCGAATATTCGACTTCGTAATTATCAGGGGGCTGACCGTCGGCTTTGAGAATGACAATGTTGGGGTAAAGCTCGAGGAAATCTTTGAGTTGCGCATAATCGTCAGCAAGCTGCTGTGAACCCATGGCCATAAAAATAACCTATAATACGCTGTTGGTGGGGCATGATGCCGAAAATTATCGTAAGCCGGTCAAGATATTTCTGCATACTGTATAATATTTATTGATAGGAAACAAGGCGGCTTTATGGGAGAGGAGAAAAAGTTGTTTTGCCTAACTCCTGGAAAAGATTCGATTGAGTGGAGACCGTTTGGCATGTACACTGGGAACAGCAATTCCCCCTTGGTTCTGAACGTGATGCGAGCTCATGAACACCTTTAAGGCCGTATTTGAAATTATTCATGTGCGAAACTGTCCCTTCTACGAGCAGAAGGAATGTTTTTCCTTGACCGAGAAGGCGGTCGAACTCCCCTTGGGACGTTCGTCCTGTCTGATATTGGTCCGTGAACTCACTGGCCTGCTGTTTTCACTGATGCCCCATGCCGCCGTCCAATTTGTCGAACAGCGCAATACGGTCTTTACCTGCGGCGGATGTACCGGCCTGATCAAATTCAAGCTCAGCGATAAACCATTCCCGCTCACCAGCGAGCCGTCACCGGTTCAGGTGCCGGAAAACAAGGATGCGGTCATCAGTGGCCGCGTCGAGGCGATCGTTCCGGCCGAACTGTTGCAGGTTTTCCATATGCATCAGAAAACCGGGCGGTTGATCATGGAGTTCCCCCAGGGATCGGCTCGGGTGACCTTTCGCGAAGGAGGGCTCTTAGCCGCACGGTTTCATGACCTGGATAACCAGGAGGCCATCTATGCAATGCTCCCGGAAAAAAAAGGCTCGTTCTATTTTCTTCCCGGGCTGCCGGATGCGTTGATGAAGGCCCGGGAGATCGGCGATTTCATGATGATCCTCATGGAGGGGCTGCGCAGGCTCGATGAGGAAGAGTAGGGCGTTTCCGCTTGCCTAACCGCGGGCAAGGGGCGGAAGGGACAATATATCCATGAAAGTATCCACCCAGTAGCGGGCATTGAGCCCGGTATTTCGAAAGGCGACCAGGTCCACGCCGACACTGGCGCAGTGTTCTTCGTCAATCACCGAATCTCCGATATAGAGGGCCTCTGTCGGCCGTACCTGGAAGTGGTCCAGGATCATCTGCAATCCGTCCGGTGCCGGCTTGGGGCGAGGTGCGGTGGAGGCTGTCACCACCATATCGAACCAGGGGCGCAGTTGGAAGGTGTCCAGGATGTTCTCCATGGTGTCGGTCCGGTTGGTGGAGATGGCGGTGTGATACCGGGGTTTGATGGACTGGAGAAAATCGATCAGGTCCGGCTCCATCTCCATGAACTGCAGGTAGGGCGTGTAGTCGAGGCTTTTCCGGTAAGCGTTGACCTTGTCGATGGCGATATGGCTGTGCTTGCGGAAGATATGGAGGATGGAGTTGTTGACGTTGTGAATGTGCGCAAATTCGAGTTCCGCGGCATCCATGGGCGGGCAGTCGAAGTGGGCAAGGATATGATTGTAAAAGGCCCGATTGGACTCTTTTGAACTAAACATGACGCCGTCGCAGTCAAACACAACCAGTTTCAGCATGGTGATCAATCTTGGGGCAGAGGGGGAAGGGAGATCCCGGTTTCCCGGGTGAGTTGGTCAAAAAACAGCTGCATAAAGGTATGCCGTTCCCTAGCCAGGGTTTGGCCGACAGGGGTCAGCATCTGGTCGCGCACCTTGGACATCTTGACCTGAAATTCGCGGTAGGCCGTGTCCTCGAGCGAATAGGGCAGGGTTGCGGCGCAGTCGGCCCCGGGATTATGGAGCCGGGCGCCGATCTGACCGGCAAAGAGGAAGGCGCGGCCGATACCCACCGCGCCGATGGAATCGAGTTTATCGGCGTCAAAAAGGATTTGCGCCTCCACCGTTTCCGGCACCCGGCCTCGCCGGTAGCGGTGGCTACGGATGCAGTGGCAGATCGCCTCGATATCGGCGTCATTGTAGCCGAGTTCCTGCAAGATGGGCACGGCAAGCTCTGCTCCGCGAACGGCATGGCAAACCTTGCCCTTGCTCAGGCTTTCTTCCTTGCGGCCGATATCGTGCAGCAGGGCGGCAGGGATGAGGATCTCGAGGCGAGCGTCCATCTGCCGCCCGATGAGAAGGGCGGTTGTCAACACCCGTTCGCTGTGATCCGGGCCATGCGAACCCCCTTCGGTGATGGAGAGGCTGTGGCTGATCTGGCGAAGGCGATCGAGCAACTGCGCATCGATGGGGTATGGAGCCATCAACGAGCCCTGACCTGCAATTTTTGTTCACGCACCGTAAAATTCCTGCATCAGCCAACGGATGCCGAGCAGCAGCAGTTCCTCGTCATCGCCGGCAATGCCTGCGAGTTGGGCCGGAGTCAGCGGGCGATTCAGGGCAATGCGCCCCTCGACCATGTCGGTCCGAAACTGATCCAGGTCGTAGAGCGCCAGGGTGTACTGATCCAACTGCTTGCGGGTCGGGCGAAAGGAGCCGTCCTGAATTGAGGGATGCTGCACCAGCGGCAACAGGGCATCGTTGAAGCGGTTGTACTCCTCCAAACCCTGATCGCGCAGATAGGCAGCCACGCTCTGCTGCTGGTTTTCGCCAAAACCCTTGCAATGGGACTCCCGTACCAGGACCAGGGACTCGGTGATCTCGCCGTTTTGCTGACGGGCTGCTCCGCGGCCCACCGGGTAGGCCCGGCAGCTACCGGGACGGTCCTCATAGACCGTGCATCCTTTGCTCTCGACGAACACGCAGGAGGCGCGGCCGTCATCCACCATGGTCAGGTAGCAGGTGGGAAAGAGCTGTTCTTCATCCCATTCGATAATCACGTATCGATCCAGGAATTGCCCGGATTTGACCTGCAGATGCCGTTTGAGCCGCAGCACATCATAGGGGGTCAGGGCCAGGTCGAGTTCCCGGCAGCATTCGGTGAAACAGGAGACGCCCGGGTGACAGGCAAAGGTCATCGGCTGTTCTGCGGCAATGGGCTGAAACGGTTGGGGTACGTCTTGATGTGTGCTCATTTATGGGATCTCCCGATGGATAAAAGCGGGCTGGCGACGAAGATCGATGAGTAGGTACCGATCAGCAGACCGATCAACAGGGCAAAGGAGAAGTCGTGGATGCTGCCCCCGCCGAAGAGGTAGAGACAGGTGACCGTGATCAGAACGGTGAGCACGGTGATGATGGAACGCGCCAATACCTGGTTGGTCGAAAGGTTGATGATCTCGTGCAGGTTGAATTCTTCGTGTTTGGCCATGTTCTCACGAATACGGTCAAAAATAACGACGGTGTCGTTGAGCGAATATCCGGCCAGGGTCAACAGGGCGGTGACGATGAGCAGGGTAAGCTCCATATTCATCACCCAACAGATGCCCAGGACGATGAGCACATCGTGAAAGGTGGCCACGGTGGCGGCCAGGCCGAACTGGAAATCAAAACGGAGCCAGAGGTAGAGAATAACGCCAAGCATGGACAGGCCGATGGAGAGGATGGCCTTGCTCCGCAGGTTGGCCGAGACCGAGGCGCCGATCTCTGATTTGCTTTCCAGGGAAAAACCCTCGTCCGCCAGTTCCTTGTGCAGGGTGTCGGTGATGCGATCGCTGAGATCGCCGATTTTTGCTTCGGATTTTTTGATTTTGACCATCAACCGGTTCTCGCTGGTGACCTGTTGCAGGTCGATCCCCTCGAAGCCACCCTTGGCCAGAGCCACGCGGGCATCGTGCAGGGCAAAGGGCTTTTCGGTCTTATACTGGAGCATGGTGCCACCGGAAAAATCGATGCCCATGTTCGCCTGGCCGCGAAAGATCTGGACAAAGGCCACCA
Coding sequences within it:
- a CDS encoding DUF4388 domain-containing protein, which gives rise to MNTFKAVFEIIHVRNCPFYEQKECFSLTEKAVELPLGRSSCLILVRELTGLLFSLMPHAAVQFVEQRNTVFTCGGCTGLIKFKLSDKPFPLTSEPSPVQVPENKDAVISGRVEAIVPAELLQVFHMHQKTGRLIMEFPQGSARVTFREGGLLAARFHDLDNQEAIYAMLPEKKGSFYFLPGLPDALMKAREIGDFMMILMEGLRRLDEEE
- a CDS encoding YkgJ family cysteine cluster protein, with the translated sequence MSTHQDVPQPFQPIAAEQPMTFACHPGVSCFTECCRELDLALTPYDVLRLKRHLQVKSGQFLDRYVIIEWDEEQLFPTCYLTMVDDGRASCVFVESKGCTVYEDRPGSCRAYPVGRGAARQQNGEITESLVLVRESHCKGFGENQQQSVAAYLRDQGLEEYNRFNDALLPLVQHPSIQDGSFRPTRKQLDQYTLALYDLDQFRTDMVEGRIALNRPLTPAQLAGIAGDDEELLLLGIRWLMQEFYGA
- a CDS encoding HAD family hydrolase, coding for MLKLVVFDCDGVMFSSKESNRAFYNHILAHFDCPPMDAAELEFAHIHNVNNSILHIFRKHSHIAIDKVNAYRKSLDYTPYLQFMEMEPDLIDFLQSIKPRYHTAISTNRTDTMENILDTFQLRPWFDMVVTASTAPRPKPAPDGLQMILDHFQVRPTEALYIGDSVIDEEHCASVGVDLVAFRNTGLNARYWVDTFMDILSLPPLARG
- a CDS encoding HD domain-containing protein, with amino-acid sequence MAPYPIDAQLLDRLRQISHSLSITEGGSHGPDHSERVLTTALLIGRQMDARLEILIPAALLHDIGRKEESLSKGKVCHAVRGAELAVPILQELGYNDADIEAICHCIRSHRYRRGRVPETVEAQILFDADKLDSIGAVGIGRAFLFAGQIGARLHNPGADCAATLPYSLEDTAYREFQVKMSKVRDQMLTPVGQTLARERHTFMQLFFDQLTRETGISLPPLPQD